In the Engystomops pustulosus chromosome 2, aEngPut4.maternal, whole genome shotgun sequence genome, one interval contains:
- the LOC140116390 gene encoding olfactory receptor 51E1-like produces the protein MSPSISPNCSNSSHFLLSGIPHLEDFSFWFGFLLISMYIVAVMGNVSILYIIKVEPELHEPMYIFLFMLSVVDLLLATTTMPKMLGIFWMDLREIAFDTCLTQMFFVHFLSALESGILVAMAVDRYVAICHPLRYSSILTSEKIFKMSTLIVVRGALVMVPIPLIIKRLPQWKNNVLTHSYCLHQEVMNLACGDIKVNVIYGLFVIISVMGIDSLFISLSYLLILKAVLGLVEEASMKAFRTCAAHICAVLVYYIPLIGLSVVHRFKNNSTPNLHIFFGNVYLLLPPVINPLIYGIKTKQIRNGLKKFLIKMIHQGKNSRKI, from the coding sequence ATGTCACCGTCCATCAGTCCAAACTGCAGTAACTCCAGCCACTTCCTCCTCAGCGGGATCCCACATCTGGAGGACTTCAGCTTCTGGTTTGGTTTTCTTCTCATCTCTATGTACATCGTGGCAGTCATGGGGAACGTCTCGATTCTCTACATCATCAAGGTGGAGCCGGAGCTTCACGAGCCCATGTACATCTTCCTCTTCATGTTGTCAGTGGTAGACCTGTTGTTAGCCACCACAACCATGCCAAAAATGCTGGGGATCTTCTGGATGGACCTCAGGGAGATTGCCTTTGATACGTGTCTGACCCAGATGTTCTTCGTCCACTTCCTGTCTGCTCTGGAGTCCGGGATCTTGGTGGCCATGGCTGTAGATCGCTATGTGGCTATCTGTCACCCTCTACGATACTCGTCTATTCTGACCAGTGAGAAGATTTTTAAGATGTCCACACTGATTGTGGTCAGAGGGGCCCTTGTTATGGTTCCCATCCCCCTCATCATCAAGAGGCTTCCACAATGGAAGAACAACGTCCTGACCCATTCCTACTGCCTCCACCAAGAGGTGATGAACCTGGCTTGTGGAGACATCAAGGTCAATGTCATCTATGGGCTCTTTGTCATCATCTCGGTCATGGGCATTGACTCCCTCTTCATCTCCTTGTCCTACCTGTTGATCCTTAAGGCGGTGCTTGGCCTGGTGGAAGAGGCCAGCATGAAGGCCTTCAGGACGTGTGCCGCCCACATATGCGCCGTCCTTGTGTACTACATCCCTTTGATTGGTCTTTCAGTCGTTCACAGGTTCAAAAACAACTCGACTCCAAACCTTCATATATTTTTTGGGAATGTCTATCTCCTGCTTCCCcctgtcattaaccccttaatttatGGGATTAAAACAAAGCAAATCCGCAACGGACTCAAAAAATTCTTGATTAAAATGATCCATCAGGGAAAAAACTCCAGAAAGATCTGA